One genomic window of Nitrosomonas sp. Is35 includes the following:
- the zigA gene encoding zinc metallochaperone GTPase ZigA, which translates to MMPTDRLPVTVLSGFLGAGKTTVLSHILNNRQMLRVAVIVNDMSEINIDASIIEKEISFNRAEEKLIEMSNGCICCTLREDLLIEVRRLAIEKKFDYLVIESTGISEPLPIAETFTFADEKGISLSDIARLDTMVTVVDAVNFMKDFEEAKMLHETGESLGEEDERSVADLLIDQVEFSDVILINKIDLISPGELIQLQGTLRSLNTEAEIIAIQDGRVELHKLLNTGKFSFEHAQQAPGWLKEMRGEHIPETEEYGISSFVYTARKPFHPQRFYDFIHQPWSEGKLLRSKGYFWLATRPDYAGQWSQAGGIAHYGYAGMFWKAVPRNEWPHDEDYLKSILEKWQEPHGDRRQELVFIGQNIDQQAICQWLDECLVTDEESQAGEKDWLTLEDPFPAWI; encoded by the coding sequence ATGATGCCAACTGATCGACTACCGGTGACTGTGCTTTCCGGGTTTCTAGGTGCGGGTAAAACGACCGTATTGAGTCATATTCTGAATAACCGGCAAATGCTGCGTGTTGCGGTCATTGTGAATGATATGAGCGAAATCAATATTGATGCTTCCATCATCGAGAAAGAAATTTCATTTAACCGCGCAGAAGAAAAACTCATTGAAATGAGCAATGGCTGCATTTGCTGCACATTGCGCGAAGATTTGCTCATCGAAGTACGGCGGCTAGCTATCGAGAAAAAGTTCGATTATCTGGTTATTGAATCTACAGGTATATCCGAACCGCTACCGATCGCGGAAACATTTACATTCGCTGACGAAAAAGGAATCAGTCTATCCGATATCGCCCGGCTCGATACCATGGTAACGGTTGTGGATGCGGTTAATTTCATGAAGGACTTTGAAGAAGCAAAAATGCTTCATGAGACAGGGGAAAGCTTGGGAGAAGAAGATGAGCGCAGTGTCGCTGATCTCCTGATTGATCAAGTGGAATTCAGTGATGTCATTTTGATCAACAAAATTGACTTGATCAGTCCGGGTGAGTTAATTCAACTCCAAGGTACCTTGCGCAGTTTGAATACTGAAGCTGAAATTATTGCCATCCAAGATGGCCGGGTTGAATTGCACAAGCTTTTAAACACCGGAAAATTCAGTTTTGAGCATGCGCAACAAGCGCCCGGCTGGTTAAAGGAGATGCGCGGCGAACATATACCCGAAACGGAAGAGTACGGCATCAGCAGTTTTGTTTACACAGCCAGGAAACCGTTCCATCCACAACGGTTCTACGATTTCATCCATCAACCTTGGTCAGAAGGAAAATTACTCCGGTCGAAGGGATATTTCTGGCTGGCAACCCGGCCGGATTATGCGGGCCAGTGGAGTCAAGCCGGTGGCATCGCGCACTATGGCTATGCCGGTATGTTTTGGAAAGCTGTGCCCAGGAATGAATGGCCGCACGATGAAGATTATTTGAAATCGATACTGGAGAAATGGCAAGAGCCGCACGGAGACCGGCGGCAAGAATTGGTTTTTATCGGTCAGAATATTGATCAACAAGCGATATGCCAATGGCTGGATGAATGTTTGGTGACCGATGAAGAATCGCAAGCTGGCGAGAAAGATTGGTTAACTTTGGAAGATCCATTTCCTGCGTGGATTTGA
- a CDS encoding TonB-dependent receptor gives MFHSARQIAASMILAMTMSAMDKVIAEQVAGDSAATKVRSENNEHNSAVQMTPINIIGVTPDQPSQPNTSTLKGRSLRLQQGNTLGQTLNEELGVSNASFGPGVGIPVIRGLTGSRVRILQNGIGTHDATSLSPDHAVAIDPLFAEEIRIMRGPEIVRYGGNAIGGVVDVNDHRIPGKRTTKPISGSVENRYDTNGDGTNSAFKLNLGKDRLAFNLGGFFRKRGNTQIPGKAIDEALVEQQFGLSEIQNVSGTIPNTNSRGIGGFAGISWLGHNIMAGMSVSHTDNRYGVPKGSHHLDPNHLNGLETILPKLNDLRGFEDIFGPQALFPNIRLNMQQTRYDFKSEWYEPARGIESVSFRYGLVDYGHTEMEGGSPFTKFKNDVGEGRVEVRHHAFPNLTGTFGAHWIHRNFSALGVETFAPRTKQQSLGLYTTQDYAWNNWILRGGLRFEHAHIDPSVNELRLRGSALPPVPLPGSLDYQALSASSALQWNPRTDTALTLTLNRGKRPPDIQELLALGPHLSTRSFEIGNVQLKNETVNMADLGMEWKSGRISARANGYYNRTDDFIYLRNTGLVYEIDNEVIRQRCVSEAECVSILAYDQRHAEFIGFESRIDATLYEMPQGNLLLSLFSDYVRGRFVTGDRDDVPRMPPLRYGAELGYGNSTWNTSVRYTRAEAQHYPGKNETPTDSYHLLIATADYQITTSKWGNLWLFAKGHNLLNEEIRNSVSFLRNFAPEPGRSFILGARATF, from the coding sequence ATGTTCCATTCCGCGCGGCAAATAGCGGCCAGCATGATTTTGGCAATGACGATGAGTGCAATGGACAAAGTAATAGCGGAACAAGTTGCCGGGGATTCGGCAGCAACCAAAGTTAGGTCTGAAAACAACGAGCACAATTCCGCTGTTCAAATGACACCGATAAACATTATCGGTGTCACACCGGATCAACCCTCCCAGCCCAATACCAGTACACTGAAAGGCCGTTCACTACGCTTGCAGCAAGGCAATACACTGGGGCAGACCTTAAACGAGGAACTCGGTGTTAGCAATGCTTCTTTTGGCCCCGGAGTAGGTATTCCGGTGATCCGTGGCTTAACCGGATCGCGGGTGCGCATTTTACAAAACGGTATTGGCACGCATGATGCCACCAGCTTGAGCCCGGATCATGCCGTGGCGATTGATCCCTTATTTGCCGAAGAAATCAGAATCATGCGAGGCCCGGAAATCGTTCGTTATGGCGGCAACGCAATCGGCGGTGTTGTGGATGTTAACGATCATCGCATACCCGGAAAGCGCACCACGAAACCCATCAGCGGCTCTGTCGAGAACCGCTATGACACTAACGGAGACGGCACAAATTCGGCCTTCAAATTGAATCTGGGAAAAGACCGGCTGGCATTCAATCTGGGCGGTTTCTTTCGCAAACGGGGTAATACTCAAATTCCAGGAAAAGCAATTGACGAAGCTTTGGTAGAACAACAATTCGGTCTATCAGAGATACAAAATGTCAGTGGCACAATCCCCAATACCAATAGCAGAGGAATCGGCGGTTTTGCCGGTATATCATGGCTTGGCCATAACATCATGGCGGGCATGTCGGTCAGCCACACGGATAATCGCTACGGCGTGCCCAAAGGCAGTCATCATCTGGACCCCAATCACCTGAATGGTTTGGAAACAATCCTGCCTAAACTGAATGATTTGAGAGGGTTTGAAGATATCTTCGGTCCTCAAGCATTGTTTCCCAATATTCGCCTTAACATGCAGCAAACCCGCTATGACTTTAAGTCTGAGTGGTACGAGCCAGCACGCGGCATTGAAAGTGTCAGTTTCCGCTATGGTTTGGTCGACTATGGGCATACTGAGATGGAAGGCGGGTCCCCTTTCACAAAGTTCAAAAACGATGTCGGTGAAGGGCGTGTTGAAGTACGTCATCATGCGTTTCCGAATCTAACCGGCACCTTTGGCGCGCACTGGATACATCGCAATTTTTCCGCGCTGGGTGTAGAAACGTTTGCACCTCGCACCAAACAACAGTCGTTGGGCTTATACACGACGCAAGATTACGCCTGGAATAATTGGATCTTGCGTGGCGGGCTCCGCTTTGAACACGCGCATATCGATCCCAGTGTAAACGAATTGAGACTACGCGGCAGCGCCCTGCCGCCAGTACCATTACCCGGCTCACTTGACTACCAGGCACTGTCCGCCTCCTCGGCACTGCAATGGAATCCGCGGACAGATACCGCATTGACGCTGACCTTAAATCGCGGAAAGCGCCCGCCGGATATCCAGGAACTACTGGCACTTGGGCCGCATTTGTCGACTCGCAGTTTTGAAATTGGCAATGTGCAGCTCAAGAATGAGACCGTGAATATGGCCGATTTAGGAATGGAATGGAAATCAGGACGTATCAGCGCGCGAGCTAACGGTTACTACAACCGCACTGACGATTTTATCTACCTGCGGAATACCGGTTTGGTGTATGAGATTGACAACGAGGTAATTCGTCAGCGCTGTGTCAGTGAAGCGGAATGTGTATCGATCCTCGCCTATGATCAACGGCATGCTGAGTTCATCGGCTTCGAATCCAGGATTGACGCAACGCTTTATGAAATGCCACAAGGCAATTTGCTGCTCAGTTTATTTTCCGATTATGTACGCGGCCGTTTTGTCACTGGCGACCGCGACGATGTGCCGCGTATGCCGCCGCTTCGTTACGGCGCTGAACTGGGCTACGGCAACTCCACCTGGAATACCTCCGTAAGGTATACCCGGGCTGAAGCGCAACATTATCCGGGAAAAAACGAAACACCCACTGATAGCTACCATTTATTGATCGCAACGGCAGATTATCAAATCACAACGAGCAAATGGGGCAATTTATGGCTATTCGCCAAAGGGCACAATCTGCTGAACGAGGAAATACGTAACTCGGTTTCTTTTTTGCGGAATTTTGCACCGGAACCGGGACGAAGTTTCATCTTGGGCGCGCGCGCCACATTCTAA
- a CDS encoding histone deacetylase family protein: MQTAYITHPDCLKHDMGMAHPECPQRLIVIENELNASGLLAQLQRYEAPLATTEQLARVHTPEYIESIRQAAPASGLIALDADTAMNAFSLSAALHAAGAVVLATDLVLAGTVNNAFCAVRPPGHHAESDRAMGFCLFNNIAAGVAHAIAQHHLQRVAILDFDVHHGNGSEEIFHDNPHVMLCSTFQHPFYPYSGANSATERMINVPLPRGCNGAAFRQAVTDHWLPALDRFKPEMIFVSAGFDAHRDDDMAQLQLEDEDYVWITRQIKVIADHCAHGRIVSALEGGYDLKSLARCAAAHIQVLQAENPAR; the protein is encoded by the coding sequence CGCTTAATCGTCATTGAAAACGAATTGAATGCCAGCGGGCTGCTGGCGCAATTGCAGCGTTACGAGGCACCGCTGGCCACGACGGAACAATTGGCGCGCGTGCATACTCCGGAATACATTGAAAGCATCCGCCAGGCCGCTCCGGCGTCTGGTTTGATTGCCTTGGATGCGGATACCGCGATGAATGCTTTTTCACTCAGTGCCGCGTTACATGCAGCGGGGGCGGTTGTACTGGCCACCGATCTGGTTCTGGCCGGTACCGTCAATAACGCATTCTGCGCCGTCCGTCCGCCCGGTCATCATGCGGAATCGGACCGTGCCATGGGATTCTGCCTGTTCAACAATATCGCGGCCGGGGTGGCGCACGCCATTGCGCAGCATCATCTGCAACGCGTTGCCATTCTGGATTTTGACGTGCACCACGGCAACGGCAGCGAAGAGATTTTCCACGACAACCCGCACGTCATGCTGTGCTCGACGTTTCAGCACCCGTTTTATCCCTACAGCGGCGCAAACAGCGCCACCGAACGCATGATCAACGTGCCGCTGCCGCGCGGCTGCAACGGTGCGGCATTCCGCCAAGCGGTCACCGATCACTGGTTACCGGCACTCGACCGCTTCAAACCGGAGATGATTTTCGTCTCCGCCGGATTCGATGCGCATCGCGACGACGACATGGCGCAGCTGCAACTTGAAGACGAAGACTATGTCTGGATCACGCGGCAGATCAAGGTTATTGCCGATCACTGTGCACACGGCCGTATTGTTTCGGCGTTGGAGGGGGGATACGATTTAAAGTCATTAGCACGCTGTGCGGCCGCGCATATTCAAGTATTGCAGGCAGAAAATCCCGCCCGTTAG
- a CDS encoding dockerin type I domain-containing protein translates to MKTSAGKTYLCFYLLSIVLLSGRQAFAVHLDVEVWGQGNALFTGYCRTPGAVGCDLDGLAEVLHLPAGTLPIEAVTGKLIFPADFQDLPGGDFKTKNPGFQSIQNALLPNELLSYRALGALKYWDPVLSSWGKPPEGTQIRLFGGLEASADIINDLSQCAGQLICFSDGIFGSDGSTIFSANGILGNPELVVDITGSNGVLHTHLSFFLENQKGEIGGPAGAYLIEMQLISNARYFPSAPFFILFNAGLREDEFAAALLALTGGIVAPDPDPPQPVIPVSIPGDVDFDGDVDRLDVALILLAAQNNEPVRSSNAMLDVNRDGVINRTDAFLAKQLCTLRLCNIPVLAPATVLNVAAVYDEKNSLLDLNDVQVGKLHYRAQLQLKDNSLFELNSAQLDISRYAIPARYDIEAAILEIPSVYINEKNYKAILRNIGDSKFRLEYFEEIDTIFK, encoded by the coding sequence TTGAAAACATCAGCCGGTAAAACTTATCTTTGCTTTTATCTACTCTCCATTGTTTTACTATCCGGCCGGCAAGCTTTTGCCGTGCATCTGGATGTCGAAGTCTGGGGGCAAGGCAATGCTCTGTTTACAGGCTATTGCCGCACACCCGGCGCGGTAGGTTGCGATCTGGACGGATTAGCCGAAGTATTGCATTTACCAGCGGGTACATTGCCGATAGAAGCTGTTACCGGGAAACTGATTTTTCCAGCCGATTTTCAAGATCTGCCGGGCGGGGATTTCAAAACTAAAAACCCAGGATTCCAGTCAATTCAAAATGCATTGCTACCGAATGAATTGCTGAGTTATCGGGCGCTGGGAGCCCTCAAATACTGGGACCCGGTTTTATCTTCTTGGGGAAAACCGCCCGAAGGCACACAAATCAGACTGTTTGGCGGACTGGAAGCAAGTGCTGACATAATCAATGATCTATCCCAATGTGCCGGTCAGTTAATATGCTTCAGCGACGGAATCTTCGGTAGTGATGGCAGCACCATTTTTTCTGCCAATGGTATCTTGGGCAATCCGGAGCTGGTTGTAGATATTACGGGAAGCAATGGTGTATTGCATACGCATCTGAGTTTCTTCCTGGAAAACCAGAAAGGTGAAATAGGCGGCCCCGCAGGTGCTTATCTCATCGAAATGCAACTGATCTCCAATGCCCGTTACTTTCCTTCAGCACCGTTTTTCATTTTATTCAACGCGGGCTTGCGTGAAGATGAATTCGCCGCAGCATTGTTAGCGCTTACTGGCGGCATCGTAGCGCCTGATCCGGATCCACCACAACCGGTCATTCCTGTATCCATTCCGGGTGACGTTGATTTCGATGGCGATGTAGATCGACTCGATGTAGCGTTGATTTTACTGGCCGCACAAAACAATGAGCCGGTGCGATCCAGCAATGCCATGCTCGACGTCAATCGTGACGGTGTTATTAATCGCACCGACGCATTTCTGGCTAAACAATTATGCACGCTGAGGCTGTGCAACATTCCGGTATTGGCTCCCGCCACCGTTTTGAATGTGGCGGCGGTCTACGATGAAAAGAACAGTCTATTGGACTTGAACGATGTTCAAGTGGGTAAATTGCATTATCGGGCGCAGTTGCAATTAAAGGATAACAGCTTATTCGAGCTGAATTCGGCGCAGTTGGATATATCACGCTATGCCATACCCGCACGTTATGACATTGAAGCGGCAATTCTGGAAATCCCTTCAGTCTATATTAATGAAAAAAATTATAAAGCGATCCTGCGCAACATAGGGGATTCGAAGTTCCGGCTGGAATACTTTGAAGAAATTGACACAATTTTTAAGTAA
- a CDS encoding cytochrome c4, producing the protein MKFFAFILLAMIPGLASAAEPSSSGLSDTLEERVKPCIICHRDADRIDRDAYFPRIAGKPAGYLFNQLRNFRDGRRYYQPMAILLENMSDEYMREIADYFAAQPYAYLEPVVPALTPDEIKSVETLMYSGDPGRDLPACGACHGEKLMGVQPAIPGLLGLPHAYLAAQFGGWRNGGIMRGQVPDCMSEIAKKLTQEEVNALVQWLPGQPVSEQSAGADALTPELAQRCRTILSGKEVTQ; encoded by the coding sequence ATGAAGTTTTTTGCTTTTATCTTGTTAGCGATGATTCCCGGCTTGGCAAGTGCTGCCGAGCCGTCATCATCCGGACTATCCGATACCCTCGAAGAGCGGGTAAAACCCTGCATCATCTGCCACAGAGATGCCGACCGGATAGACCGGGATGCCTATTTCCCGCGTATTGCGGGCAAACCGGCTGGTTATCTCTTTAATCAATTGCGTAATTTTCGCGATGGGCGGCGCTATTATCAGCCGATGGCCATTTTGCTCGAAAACATGTCGGATGAGTACATGCGGGAAATCGCGGATTATTTTGCTGCCCAACCCTACGCTTATCTGGAGCCGGTAGTGCCCGCACTGACACCGGATGAAATCAAATCCGTGGAAACACTGATGTATTCCGGCGACCCCGGACGCGATCTTCCGGCATGCGGTGCTTGTCATGGCGAAAAACTGATGGGCGTGCAACCGGCCATTCCCGGCCTGCTGGGCTTGCCGCATGCCTATCTGGCGGCACAGTTCGGCGGCTGGCGCAATGGCGGAATCATGCGCGGCCAGGTACCGGATTGCATGTCGGAAATAGCCAAGAAACTGACTCAGGAAGAAGTTAATGCGCTGGTGCAGTGGCTGCCCGGGCAGCCGGTATCGGAGCAATCCGCCGGAGCGGATGCACTTACTCCGGAATTGGCGCAGCGTTGCCGGACTATTTTGTCCGGAAAGGAAGTGACACAATGA
- a CDS encoding cytochrome c, producing MSKWPIIAWVAGGLLLSLVQTASAQTPADSDTEQVRRGEYLARAGNCMGCHTTRGGEPYAGGRKLNTPFGQFVTPNITPDNETGIGRWNSDDFWQALHYGKSKDGRYLYPAFPYTEYTKVTRPDADAIFAYLRSLPPVAQTNPPHKISSPYDNQFLLFLWRTQYFKEGVYQPDKSKSDEWNRGSYLVQGLGHCTACHTSRNVLGASQDDKLSGGKIMGTYWYAPSLISPLEAGVGEWPVEDIAELLSTGINSHAVTSGSMATIVRQSLQYLSDYDIRSIAVYLQSLGEKKGDAKAPRKARKMPEQVRQYLALGQEVYEKHCQDCHGQSGEGIPKIYPPLAGNRNVTMSPSLNTIRNVLYGGYPPATAGNPRPHGMPPYQHFIRDAEIAQVVSYIRNAWGNRGSLVSPEDVDNSRGSEF from the coding sequence ATGAGCAAGTGGCCAATTATCGCTTGGGTTGCGGGTGGTTTGCTGCTATCCCTGGTGCAAACTGCATCGGCTCAGACACCGGCTGACTCCGATACGGAGCAAGTCCGGCGCGGCGAATATCTTGCCCGGGCAGGCAATTGCATGGGGTGCCATACCACGCGCGGCGGCGAACCTTACGCGGGCGGGCGCAAGCTGAATACGCCTTTCGGTCAATTCGTCACACCGAACATCACGCCGGATAACGAAACCGGAATCGGCCGCTGGAACAGCGATGATTTCTGGCAGGCACTGCATTACGGAAAGTCGAAGGATGGCCGCTATTTGTACCCGGCTTTTCCATATACCGAATATACCAAGGTTACCCGGCCGGATGCCGATGCGATTTTCGCGTATTTACGCTCACTTCCGCCTGTCGCACAGACCAATCCACCCCACAAGATCAGTTCACCTTACGATAATCAGTTTCTCCTGTTTCTTTGGCGAACTCAATACTTCAAGGAAGGTGTTTATCAGCCGGATAAATCGAAAAGCGATGAGTGGAACCGGGGTAGTTATCTGGTTCAGGGACTTGGACACTGCACCGCCTGCCACACCTCCCGTAATGTATTGGGAGCAAGTCAGGATGATAAACTGTCCGGCGGTAAAATCATGGGTACCTACTGGTATGCACCCTCTTTGATATCTCCGCTGGAAGCCGGAGTGGGTGAATGGCCGGTCGAGGATATTGCCGAACTGCTGTCCACTGGGATAAACAGCCATGCCGTGACTTCCGGCTCTATGGCCACGATTGTCCGGCAAAGTCTGCAATATCTGTCGGACTATGATATCCGTTCGATAGCGGTTTACCTTCAATCCCTGGGCGAGAAAAAAGGCGACGCCAAGGCACCCCGGAAAGCTCGCAAAATGCCGGAACAGGTGCGCCAATATCTAGCACTCGGGCAAGAAGTATATGAAAAACACTGTCAGGACTGTCACGGCCAATCAGGCGAAGGCATACCGAAAATATATCCTCCGCTGGCTGGAAACCGCAATGTGACCATGAGCCCCTCGCTGAACACTATCCGCAACGTGCTGTATGGCGGATATCCCCCTGCCACGGCTGGTAATCCGAGACCCCATGGCATGCCACCGTATCAGCATTTCATTCGCGATGCTGAGATTGCCCAAGTTGTGTCTTATATCAGGAACGCATGGGGAAATCGCGGCAGTCTGGTGAGTCCAGAAGATGTCGATAACAGTCGAGGCAGCGAATTCTGA
- a CDS encoding Fur family transcriptional regulator — protein sequence MSVDIEQIIKKSREVCASAGTKLTHKRKNVLMVLLASATPLSAYEIVDRYKAQFQESLPVMSVYRMLDFLIQEKLVHKLETAGQYMSCAHIACDHQHETPQFLICDRCGSVKEVGIKKPIIEELERSIQSTGFMLAQKQLELHGVCEHCQSHPA from the coding sequence ATGTCAGTCGATATCGAACAAATCATCAAAAAATCACGGGAAGTTTGTGCGTCGGCAGGAACAAAATTAACGCACAAGCGAAAAAACGTGCTCATGGTGTTGTTGGCTTCTGCTACGCCTCTTTCGGCTTATGAAATTGTGGACCGATATAAAGCGCAATTCCAGGAATCGTTACCGGTGATGTCCGTTTATCGCATGCTGGATTTCCTGATTCAGGAAAAACTGGTTCATAAACTGGAAACTGCCGGGCAGTATATGTCGTGTGCGCACATTGCATGCGATCATCAGCATGAAACACCGCAATTTCTGATCTGTGATCGCTGCGGCAGTGTCAAGGAAGTCGGCATCAAGAAGCCCATCATCGAGGAACTTGAACGTAGCATTCAAAGCACGGGTTTTATGTTGGCACAGAAACAGCTGGAACTGCATGGAGTTTGTGAGCACTGCCAAAGCCATCCAGCGTGA
- a CDS encoding GTP-binding protein, whose amino-acid sequence MTKPSSPIPVSLLTGFLGSGKTTVLNHLVQQPLFRRTLVVINEFGAISLDHLLVAHSNETLVMEVGDGCICCAMRGDLAKVLKDITWRFSRNGVRNYDRVIIEATGLADPAPILHTLMTDKNITAHYRLDAVVTTIDCIHAMDTLDHHPEAVKQAAVADRIILTKSDLIDEQQRRTLQQRLAILNPAATQLLAVNGQVDGPSVFSTNLFSIDQKTPDVVRWLNAEAYAGNPSSRYKFVRYGAAQTLYSSKRSIVKQPDINRHDDHILSYCFTFDEPIDPEWFEDWLGLLMAVKGADILRIKGIVNMKNRAGPIVIHGVQHIFHPPVELTGWPSDDRRTRIVFITRNVPRAAIEDTFSALTGCAALPANTH is encoded by the coding sequence GTGACAAAACCATCATCGCCGATTCCGGTTTCGCTGCTGACTGGTTTTTTAGGCAGCGGCAAAACTACGGTGTTAAACCATTTGGTTCAGCAGCCACTGTTCAGACGAACCCTGGTTGTGATTAACGAGTTTGGTGCAATCAGCCTGGACCATTTACTGGTTGCGCATAGCAATGAAACGTTGGTGATGGAAGTGGGAGATGGTTGTATCTGCTGCGCGATGCGCGGTGATTTGGCCAAGGTGCTTAAAGATATCACCTGGCGCTTTTCCCGCAATGGGGTGCGCAACTACGACAGGGTGATCATCGAAGCCACCGGATTGGCTGATCCGGCTCCAATTTTACATACCTTAATGACGGACAAAAACATTACCGCGCATTATCGCTTGGATGCGGTTGTCACTACCATCGATTGTATCCATGCGATGGATACACTGGATCATCATCCCGAAGCCGTCAAGCAAGCTGCGGTAGCAGACCGGATTATTTTGACCAAAAGCGATTTAATCGATGAACAGCAACGCCGTACGTTGCAACAGCGCTTGGCGATTCTGAATCCCGCCGCTACACAATTACTGGCTGTAAACGGTCAGGTGGATGGGCCATCGGTATTCAGTACTAACTTATTTTCGATAGATCAAAAAACGCCGGATGTTGTCAGGTGGCTGAATGCGGAAGCGTATGCCGGAAATCCTTCAAGCCGGTACAAATTTGTGCGGTATGGTGCAGCGCAAACTTTGTATTCTTCCAAGAGATCCATCGTTAAACAACCGGATATTAATCGCCATGATGATCATATTTTGTCTTATTGTTTTACTTTTGACGAACCGATCGATCCCGAATGGTTTGAGGATTGGCTGGGTTTGCTGATGGCGGTCAAAGGCGCGGATATTTTGCGCATCAAAGGGATAGTGAATATGAAGAATCGTGCGGGGCCGATAGTTATTCATGGGGTTCAGCATATTTTTCATCCTCCGGTGGAATTGACGGGATGGCCATCGGATGACCGGCGCACCCGCATTGTATTCATCACCCGGAATGTTCCTCGTGCAGCGATCGAGGATACATTTTCCGCATTGACCGGATGCGCGGCATTACCGGCAAACACCCATTAG